The genomic interval gaagaaagaggatcccaacaattatcgtccagttagtctgacatcaataccaggaaagattctagagcagatcattaaatagagagtctgtgaacatctagaaggcaattccataatcacaaaaagtcaacatgggtttcagagaaacaagtcatgccagacaaatctaatctctttctttgataaaattaccagcttggtagatgaagggaatgctgtggatatagtatatcttgatttcagtaaggcctttgacaaagtttcccatgatattcttacaaataagttagtaaaatgtgaaactggagcatgtccaaaggagggtgcctaaaatggtgaagggtctggaaaccatgccctatgaggaacaacttagggaactggaggagtttagcctggagaaaagaaggttaagaggtgatatgatagccctgtttaaatatttgaagggatgtcatatcgaggagagagcaagcttgttttctgctgctccagagaacaagaccgagaacaatggatgcaagctacaggaaaagagattccacctcaacattaggaagaatttcctgacagtaagggctgttcaacagtggaacacactccctcagaatgtggtggagtctccttctttggagatctttaagcagaggctggatggccatctgtcagggatactttgactgagatttcctgcatgacagggggttggactggatggcccttgtggtctcttccaactctacgattctatgattctacgactTATATATGGCAATTCCAAGGCAAACccattacaaggttttcttggcaagatctgttcaagaAGAGGAGTTGCctgtgccatcctctgaggctgagagagagtgacttgcttaaggtcacccagtgggcttccatggatttaaaccccggtctccagagtcataggccaacactcaaatcactacactatgcagGCTTATACATCTCAAAACCCTTTCTGAAAGAGCTGGTGATCTAAACGATCCAGGCTGTTCATTTGATCTGGGACACTGTTGAATACCAGAAGTGATGTGATACATGAACTCTTTCATTGTATAATGAAAAGAACCATAGCTCCACATCCTCACCCCATACTTACATCAGTTTTTTCTGCTCCAAGCCAGTAATCTGTTCTTTTCCACATCAGATAAAAGATGAAGCTGTCTTCGTTTTCACTGTGAACAGAGGCTAGATGAGCATTGAGGTCTTCACAGTTCTGCTGCAGGTAGATAAGGAGAGGAAATGTGGGCCCCTTTGCAACACCGTACACAGCAATGAGCCAAGATTTTTACCAGAAATTGGAGGATTCAGAACAATGTAGAAAGATCCCCCAAAACAGATCTAATCTATCCTAGCAAGGTGTCAAAATGTTCACAGGCAAATCACATGAAGTCTCAagactttccagttcttttgTTTTGGATTGTACCTGGATATTCATGaatgcacagtggtttgagtgttggactgtgactctggagactagcgtttgattccctgtttggccgtgaaacccatgggtaaccttgggcaagtcacatgctctcagtctcaggggaaggctgaacaaatcttgctaagaaaactccataatagggtcaccttaggggcaccataaatgagaagtgacttgaatgcacacaacaacaacaaattgaccTAGAAACCTCTGCATGTATTCTACCATTGCATTTCATAGCTTCCCACACAAAGATGGCTGAACCTGGGGAAACATCCCAGGGAAATAAGTATCTTGATCAAAACTGCTGAGATGAGGAGTAGCTTTAACCTTGCTCTCTACTCTATGATCCTGCTCACAATTGGTGGTACAGAGTTAATATTACTATGTCAGTGATTCTGCTCAGCATTACTGTTCAATATCTTCATAAGGTGATATAGATATGTGCACCAAAAGTGTGTGCCAAAAGTCATGCCCCATAGGCAATTTATTAAGTAAATTATATAAATTTGAATTGGAGGCCGCTTTCTTCTAAACACTTTTTTTATCAGATGACACATAACCTCTGAACACTCCTAAATAAAGTTTTCTCTGATGTTCGCCTCCTTTGGGTCATGTAAATTGTCTATGGGCTATGacttttggtttgttgttgtatgccttcaagtcatttccaacttatggtcaccttaaggcaaacctattatggggttttcttggtcagagaatgtgtaactcacccaaggtcagccaatgggtttccatggctgagtggggaatcaaaccctgatctccagagtccaacactcaaaccattatatcaatgattcccaaactttggtcctccaagtttttggacttcaactcccagaagccccagccagcttaacCAActgttgggaattctgggagctgaagtccaaaatatctggaggactaacGTTTGGGAATCATACacactacaccaggggtaggcaacctttttgagccgggggccgggttgctgtccctcagacaactgggggggccgaagccaaaaaataaataattaaataattttttaaaaatttaaataaataaataaaccgggacaaatgtaggacaacatcttcaaatggtggacacttttttaaaaaaagtggaggacatgcaaaaatatttgctgatttttaacaaaatgttgatataaatgcatgtttcggaggtgtctatagacaatttccccccttgcccctgtgcacgagaggccaaaggccccggcggcaggaccgggctggggccggtcccaaggcctcgccgggccgcatccggcccgcgggccgcaggttgcctacccctgcactacaccAAGCTGGTACACTTTTGGTACATCCTGTATATTAGGCATTTGCTCATCCCCTAGAATATGAAGATttgaacaaacaaaataatatgcCCCAATGTACCTTAGCCTGTTGCCAGGATTTTGATACATGCACAGGAAAGTAACAAGCATCTTTGTACTGGTACCAATTTTCATCACAGCATCCTTGAGAGCAAGGGCATAAGAGTACTAAGAACAAAGGAAACAGATCTCCATGAgaggaaagcagcagcaacacaacTTTATGAAAAGCACCCTGACTTTAGTGGAATTACATGAGCTTTGCATGCATGTTCAGTCCCTGGCATTTCTGTTTAAAGTAGCTAAAGATGAAGAGTCTTTGAGATTCTGCAGAGATACTCATCATCTGCCTAGGCCAAGGGGAGGGAACTTGTTTCCGTATGTCAACAATGGACAATGGACAAAAAGCAGGCCTAGCCAGAACAAATAATCTgctcccctttctctttccttctcgtGTCACTCTCATTCACTTACTCCAATTTCTCTCTGTGCATTGAGATAAAAAAGAAACCCTTTCTGATGgcggctggtggcttccatggcaatgggatggtgaatctgctccagattttaacTTGAAGGATTATCAAAGGTGCTGAACCcattctcaacctctggtcctgtGTGTTTGAGATAAGATGTGTCCATATCTGAAGAGAAATTTAAGCTTTCCCCTGCCTGGTACCCTTGAAATGTACTCGCCTGCAACccctatcatccccagccattGGGATGGAGGGAGATGTGGTTTCAGCACATCAAGGGGATATGACATTGAGGAAGACAGCTACAGAAATTCTAGAGAACCCAATTTAGCATACTTTACCAAAGGGAAATTCAGATGTCAGCAACTGGAAGTGGGAAAGCGCCACTTCTAGTTTGCCTGTAGAGTGTTTTTGCGCTAAACCAAGGCACTTGAGAAGGTATCCTGTTTTAAAGAAGTGTCTTTAAAACACAATTCTCCATTAAAGCAGGGAAGACTCTTCCAGGTTGCCTTGTTTTACCATGAAAGATGTGCTGCTCTCAATGTCACCGCCTTCCCAGCATGTTCCGTAAGAAAGCCTTCAGGAAGGCTAAActgactccatccttgctgtCCTTTTGCTATTGGGTGACTTCTCCATTCTAGCAGGTTTTGGGGAACTGGTTGTTCTACATGTAAAgagcttgtgttttttttttaaacggaTTCTTATTCTATGTTTTTAAGTTAATGCTAGTGTTCTATGGACAGTTTAATCCTATCTTAATCttagtttttgtatgtttttagctacaTGTGATTATACTTGTATTCCTTTTTATCTCTTGTATCTTCAATTCCAGCCTTGGGGGAAATGCTGGATATTTTTATAACAAACCTCATGTGACAGCCACAAAACTAATCTTGAAGGCTACATGTGTTCATCTCTATTGTAATACAAAGCAACACGCATATACTTAAGAACTGTGCAGGTTCACCTTCACTTCTGCTgcggtcatcatcatcatcatccctccgAACCCTTTGCATAGAGTTTTCAGTATCTAAAAAGAAAATATCTGTTTTACAACTCTCTCTTTCCTACCAAAGTCTAGGAAACCTGTTTCAGTTCTAAATAAGGCTGCCAGGTCAGGGTTAATGCAGACTGTAAAATTTCAGCCCCCAAACACCAGACCCAGGGATTagtccttgtgatgtcacaggggtCAGGCCCTAATGATTTTACAAGGGGCAGCACCTCCTGTTGACATAAAGAAGGATATCTTAAGTGTCAACCAAAGTTGTGCAGAGTATTCCATTCAATTGtgaaacaaatgaggaaaatgcaTAGACACATGCTTTTCAAGCCAGTGCTCTTGCCTTGAGATTCTTCCCCCTTGCCCTGATAATTGGCAAATATAATTAATTTTGAATGTGCATCTGCATGTATAACATTCATAAATGCACATATAGAAACATTACATAGATATGTGTCCTCTTTCATCCTCTTTTGGGAAGAAGCAGTTTCTCTTTTCTAGTAACACATATGTGGCCTCCAGTGGCCCCTAACAGAGCTGGAGGCCCAACTAAAGAACTTCTGCCCATTGCCCCTATAAGATATTCAGCTAATACTTCTTGCCCAttccccactttctttctttttcagttatatttattatttcatacACTAAGCCAAATACATACAACATATAAAGTCAAGATTAACAAATCTAAAAACACAAATGCATTCTAATATATACACAAATGACTTCCTCTCCCCATCCTTCTGGTTTTATTCATATTcttacactttctttctttctttctttccttccttccttttatcttatttttatattCTCTATTTCTTTTCACATTGTTCCAATTTTCCAATAATTTCCTTTTGTATGCCATATACATTTTCACAAGTTTACACTATTTATCAAGAAATTAATTCCCTGCAGTTCTTCCCCAGTTATCTTTCCAAAATTGTATCATTTCTGTCCAGTTGTCCACTAGATtggacattttgccatttttaatcaTAACTGTTTGTTTATCCAAACTGAATATgtcaaaaaaccaacaacattccCCATTTTCTGACAAGCCTTACCTACTGTGAAGCTGCTCGCAATCACAATAGCAATGGTCACGAGTCCAGCAAGACAAATTGCCATCTCTGAAAAGAAAGATTTAAGGACAAGGGGTGAAAGGGAAAAAGTATACAGGTCTTTCAACTGACAGGTTCTGCAGTTAAGACAATTTccttatgtatatatgtatatttcacCCCTGCCCTTAGTTTTGGCACTTTACATTTTTAGTACGGTGGCCCTCGATATctactagggtttgattccaaaatccgtggatgctcaaatcccattatatacaatggcagagtaaatggtgtcccttatataaaatggcaaaatcaaggattgctttttgaaattcatatattctttgaatattttcaatctgtggatgtttgaatctgttgataaagaatctgtggatacggagggcagACTGTAGTGGCAGCAGAAGTACTACAActtaacatttattatttatttgttttgtttattttaacttgtattttcttAAAGGATTTCTAGTGAGTGAGCATGTTTACCTATCCATCCTTATTATCTGCACAACAACCTTGCCAGGGGCACAAGAAAGGCTGTAAAACCTCTCTGCAGCCTTTATAGCAGAGGAAGAATTTGAACCTCAATCTTTCTACCCCTATTCTTACCTTTTCTACTTGCTACATTGCACTAGTCTGGAAGACTCTTCTCATTCTGAATTTTGGCCCTGTAAGCAACGTAGTTTGAACATTACACAAACCTTGCCAGAATAAATAACAAACCTGAGCCATCTTGAGCTTAAGCTTTTCTGGGGATTGATTTCATCTGTTTGAATATCACATAACACTTTAAACACACCCAAAAAACAGGGACACCCTTATTCCCATTCCAAGAATCAGtgccagaacacacacacacacacccccctaTGCATTTGGGCACATGTGTGTATTCTGTATCCATTACATTTACAATTTGTACACTCAACTGATTGATTTCTTATTTATATCAtgcatttttcccagtttggatcTCAGGGCAGCTATATAACAGTTTAAACAAACATACCATTAGTTAAAAATTTACAgctgcaaaagttaaaaaggaatgaaaaagtGATAAAGTTCAATtaaaagtttttttgtgggtttttcaggctctgtggccatgttctggaagagtttattcctgacgtttcaccagcatctgtggctggcatcttcagagatgttagcgaaacatcaggaataaactgatccagaacatggccacacagccccaaaaaccgacaaaaaaactatggatgccggccgtgaaagcttTCATAATTTAAAAGTATTTCGTTGTGCATAGAATTTAAAGGATACTTAGAAAAACTTAGTTCTTCCTCACATTAGGGTTTTAGTGGTTTCAGATTTATCTCATGAGTTGCAATGTGTGAAATAGCCATAATGGTTAGTGTTAATGCACAAGAAAAGCCACTGCTAATCCCCTGATATTTACCTTTGGGACTGAACCgctttttctttaaaatcccTTCTCTAAAGCtacttttccataatcctttcatCTCCAACCCTTATTATAACTAAGCCTCATTACACATAACTAAAATAAACAGATATTCTATACAAACACCCACTCCTAGCTACTTCCATTTCCTCCATTTCTCCTGCTCCCTGTCTCTCTTGTGTTGAACCATCGATTGTAAGCCTCTTGGGGCAAGGCTCTACACCCCTTTGTCCTGCCAATATTACTACCACCACTATCAATACTAAAAGCAAATTAATGCTTAGGCCAAGACTGTAGCATAAACAAGGCCAGTGAGAAGCAAGAGGGAAGTATCAGCATGCTTTAGGGAACTGCAAAGTTTGAAGAAATACCAAAAGAAAAATCTTTAGGGAGGGGATTAAAAGAGCAAAACACTAGGCAAACAAAATGGCCCAAGATTATTCAGacgtgggttgttgttgtttttagtgtgaCGATGCAAATAATCTAACTcatgttttgttgttcacactattttatAGTGAaactgcatctatgcacatctctgtgaaCTCTGTTGcccacacatgtcagcactgcaaataaagatggagtcaatgatgaaTAGTCAAATCATGTTCAAGGGAtccagagttttatcctggtttaccCCAAGTCTATTCGCATCCGTTATGCACACAGCGGACAATGTAAATCTTTTAGGGGGGAACCaagattgattatcctgggttaagtggggtgaacaaaatgcatgtgaacatcaaagattcaacccacattctaccagaattattttcttctttttttaataaaataaatttattatagaAGTTCAATCAAGACAATATACATGAATTAAATAAGAATAAACTtggcaacaaacaacaaaacaaactctAGAAGCTGTGTTTcaaaggccaaaataaaagttAGGAAAAATTAAAGGTCTTCTATTACTGTCGCAGAGTAAGaaacctcatgtataaatgtCCTTCCAAAACCCAAGTGATGAGCTGGTAGGTTTGGAcatttggtgttgttgttaacacaggtgtttatcacacaggagggaagtgCCTGAATCCCGTTGATTTAATCCGTGAATATCCAGCAAGACCAGAATTGTTTTCAGACATCGCACGACTTTGGCATTAACATTAATatgcaaaaagcagcaaaatcgTGCTGCTTTTTAGCTTTGGGAAAATCCAGAAGTTAAAAAGAGGCACAATCTTGCCACTTTTTGCACAGGTTAATGCCAAAGTGCCTCaacgtgtctgaaaacaatcccattcttgcaggatattcacgggatttTAATCCCGTTTATGTATGGAATTTGGGCACTCTGCCTCCcgagtgataaactcctatgtccaGGAAAGGGAACCAGGTCTCTTAGAAAGATTTACAAAATGCTAGTTTTTTAGATCTTTTGATCTTGCAATCAGCTTTTCCATTAACAGTACATCCCATACACGACGATGCTACCAGTTTTCTATGGAGAAATTACCAGTTTTCCCATTTTTAGCAATTTCAATCCTGGTTGTTGCcatcaaaaaaacaaaactgattaATGTTTCATGTTTCAGTTTTCTGTTTacattcaaaaaggatgaaagCAATAAAAAACTTGTACAGGCGAGATGTCCTGTTTTGTAATTTCTGAGATTACTGAAATAACCTCCAACCAGAATTGCCTGACTATGGCATATTCCATCCATATTCTaccgggattattttcaccatctgaattgGATTGTCTCTGGAAAAAAATGGTTGGAACATGTTTTTGATTTCTGCCTCTTGTGTGGTCCTGAGGAAGAGCTGAACAGCAGCAATATGTATAGTGTGTGCCGTTTTAAATGGGACGCTACTGTTTCTTTCATATATCCAGACCACCCTGtcgttttaatataaatgtcaattttgtcctgCTTTCAAGAATAAATGTCCTGCTATCttgcaaaaatgatttgaagatccctgtttgaaattgtggttgtcaaaaaaagaaaaaaagtgtcctGGGTTGTGAGATGTTTTATGATAAAATGTTGAAAGAGCAAAATTTGCTGTGTAAAATCACTTCATcggagaaatattcatggtatgCTTATGGTGAAATGCCATCCCCCTCTAAAATTTTGCATGAGTtttgtcactgaagaataattgttagctcaatatgttcatgtaataaaaccTTTGTTAGAGTCTTATGttttcatgaatatggaatattacataGCCCTGTTCCATTTTTGTCTTCCCAATGTCCCATTTTTGTCTCAACAAAGTATATAGTCCACCTCCACTACCCCAATATTTTGCATTGATTTTTAAGGACAGGGAAAGGTTCCCAGGTGACATACCAAACCTTAGAGGAGTCCATGCTACCACCCCAAGGAACAAATAAATGGTTTACCTTGCAGTGTTGCCAagaagcctcaaagatattccccagaatgttttaccaaaatccaaaagaattctccaatatttaccagaatattcagcCAAAATCCCcagatagaaattaattaaattccccagattctggGAAATACCTTGGAAATTGGCAAGGCTGTTACCTTGATTTACTCAGATGCTGCTTCCTTCCAACATTTAACTGGACGTCTCTTCCAAAAACAGGCTCTGGCTGGGAGAGATGTATTTATGCAATGGAGGACAAGCAGCTGTATTTGCTATAGATTAAAGACAGAGAGATCAACAATGCTGTATATTAAAATCTCAATAAAGGGGGGAAACCTTCTCAGATGGCTTTTGTTGTGTCTCCAACCAATGGCAGATGATAATGGCAGTCATCTATTGAATGATCTACACTGAACATGAAGCCCTTTCTGTCAATAAATTCACATTCAATCTGTTCCCGGTTTCTGGTTTAGCCTGTGTGTGAAAGGAGAGagatggttttatttttattgatttgattatttgtatgtacagtgctgtgt from Sceloporus undulatus isolate JIND9_A2432 ecotype Alabama chromosome 6, SceUnd_v1.1, whole genome shotgun sequence carries:
- the LOC121933392 gene encoding C-type lectin domain family 4 member D-like isoform X4 — protein: MAICLAGLVTIAIVIASSFTVDTENSMQRVRRDDDDDDRSRSEVLLCPCSQGCCDENWYQYKDACYFPVHVSKSWQQAKQNCEDLNAHLASVHSENEDSFIFYLMWKRTDYWLGAEKTDDTAAPWKWIDNSAMDYPDKLPNQVAAQQYDRLTVRAGDGGKTSWTASKQSSPHKYVCKYLLD
- the LOC121933392 gene encoding snaclec agkisacutacin subunit B-like isoform X2, with protein sequence MKGLWKSSFREGILKKKRFSPKEMAICLAGLVTIAIVIASSFTVDTENSMQRVRRDDDDDDRSRSEVLLCPCSQGCCDENWYQYKDACYFPVHVSKSWQQAKQNCEDLNAHLASVHSENEDSFIFYLMWKRTDYWLGAEKTDDTAAPWKWIDNSAMDYPDKLPNQVAAQQYDRLTVRAGKTSWTASKQSSPHKYVCKYLLD
- the LOC121933392 gene encoding C-type lectin domain family 4 member D-like isoform X1, whose protein sequence is MKGLWKSSFREGILKKKRFSPKEMAICLAGLVTIAIVIASSFTVDTENSMQRVRRDDDDDDRSRSEVLLCPCSQGCCDENWYQYKDACYFPVHVSKSWQQAKQNCEDLNAHLASVHSENEDSFIFYLMWKRTDYWLGAEKTDDTAAPWKWIDNSAMDYPDKLPNQVAAQQYDRLTVRAGDGGKTSWTASKQSSPHKYVCKYLLD
- the LOC121933392 gene encoding C-type lectin domain family 4 member D-like isoform X3; the encoded protein is MEEMEVARKMAICLAGLVTIAIVIASSFTVDTENSMQRVRRDDDDDDRSRSEVLLCPCSQGCCDENWYQYKDACYFPVHVSKSWQQAKQNCEDLNAHLASVHSENEDSFIFYLMWKRTDYWLGAEKTDDTAAPWKWIDNSAMDYPDKLPNQVAAQQYDRLTVRAGDGGKTSWTASKQSSPHKYVCKYLLD